The following are encoded in a window of Natrononativus amylolyticus genomic DNA:
- a CDS encoding MFS transporter — protein sequence MTRARLFASLCGLVFFINLARIVFAPLLDVFIAEFGIGEATAGLIVTLAWIGSAAPRLPTGWLLTKVPRHHVVLASGTILAISSAIAATAMTVSHLMVGAFLMGIASGVYFVSANPLLSELYPKRIGRVIGIHGAASQVAAVIAAPFVAVSLFVDWRLALWAIAIGAAVITVYTWLAARSTEMPTAGQADRDFVAGALSEWRLIVTALAIVGAASFVWQGLFNFYELYMQSKGLSGWEASAMLTIVFAAGVPAFFFGGDLADRFPHIPYLLGIVGAFSVSVLLLTMVEGLLALIVVTTIVGVVIHALFPAIDTYLLDTLPDATRGSAYAVFSSTWMLMQALGSSAVGSLIEQGYTYDSVFGSAAILLGATIVVLVALERAGRLPG from the coding sequence GGGATCGGTGAAGCGACGGCCGGCCTCATCGTCACGCTCGCGTGGATCGGGAGCGCCGCGCCGCGATTGCCCACGGGATGGTTGCTCACGAAGGTGCCGCGCCACCACGTCGTACTCGCGTCGGGAACGATCCTCGCGATCTCCTCGGCTATCGCGGCGACTGCGATGACGGTCTCTCACCTCATGGTCGGTGCGTTTCTCATGGGGATCGCCTCCGGGGTGTACTTCGTCTCGGCGAACCCGCTGTTGAGCGAACTGTACCCGAAACGGATCGGCCGCGTCATCGGCATCCACGGCGCCGCCAGTCAGGTCGCGGCGGTGATCGCTGCCCCGTTCGTCGCCGTCTCGCTCTTCGTCGACTGGCGGCTGGCGCTGTGGGCGATCGCGATCGGTGCGGCGGTGATCACGGTCTACACCTGGCTCGCCGCGCGCAGTACCGAGATGCCCACGGCCGGACAGGCCGACCGCGACTTCGTCGCGGGCGCACTCTCGGAGTGGCGGCTCATCGTCACGGCCCTGGCGATCGTCGGCGCAGCGTCGTTCGTCTGGCAGGGGCTGTTCAACTTCTACGAACTGTACATGCAGTCGAAGGGCCTCTCCGGGTGGGAAGCGAGTGCGATGCTCACCATCGTCTTCGCCGCAGGCGTTCCCGCGTTCTTCTTCGGCGGTGATCTGGCCGACCGGTTCCCGCACATACCCTACCTGCTCGGGATCGTCGGCGCGTTCTCGGTGAGCGTTCTGTTGCTGACGATGGTCGAAGGACTGCTCGCGCTGATCGTCGTCACCACGATCGTCGGCGTCGTCATCCACGCGCTGTTCCCGGCCATCGATACGTACCTCCTCGATACGCTGCCGGACGCCACGCGCGGCAGCGCCTACGCCGTCTTCAGTTCGACGTGGATGTTGATGCAGGCGCTCGGTTCGTCCGCCGTCGGTTCGCTCATCGAACAGGGGTACACGTACGACTCGGTGTTCGGAAGCGCCGCGATACTACTCGGTGCGACGATCGTCGTTCTCGTGGCTCTCGAGCGAGCGGGTCGACTGCCGGGCTAA
- a CDS encoding DedA family protein produces the protein MHTPLTALVDVMQTALQTVGLPALFAVFVLKGALIGKIFPTSVFLPGYVIATRVSLSEAVTIVLLVTVAHILGQLVIYLGVRRYDRSFLERLPYVEVDEQSDRYRRLDQWFDRYGGAAVFATNVVPWSRGLIAIPAAVSSYSTARYTLHVSTATLLYHAVYVGAAIAGVALVV, from the coding sequence ATGCACACTCCGTTAACGGCACTCGTCGACGTCATGCAAACTGCGCTTCAGACGGTTGGGCTCCCCGCCCTGTTCGCCGTCTTCGTACTGAAAGGCGCCCTCATCGGCAAGATCTTTCCAACGAGCGTGTTCCTCCCTGGATACGTGATCGCAACGAGGGTCAGCCTATCCGAGGCGGTAACGATCGTCCTCCTCGTCACCGTCGCACACATCCTCGGCCAACTGGTGATCTACCTCGGCGTCAGGCGCTACGACCGCTCGTTTCTCGAGCGACTGCCGTACGTCGAGGTCGACGAACAGTCGGATCGGTATCGCCGTCTCGACCAGTGGTTCGACCGGTACGGTGGGGCGGCGGTGTTCGCCACGAACGTCGTTCCCTGGAGTCGCGGACTCATCGCGATTCCCGCGGCCGTGAGTTCGTACTCGACGGCGCGATACACGCTGCACGTTTCGACGGCGACGCTGCTCTACCACGCGGTTTACGTGGGCGCGGCCATCGCCGGCGTTGCACTCGTCGTGTGA
- a CDS encoding DUF1611 domain-containing protein produces the protein MNLRDAFDTPVSAIVLAEGEFGTTGGKTANGVVMHSEIFETAAVVDSAQAGSTTDAVLARPDVPSVPIVDSTEAALSEAPEAEALVIGVAPAGGDLPESWIDDIRTAMRAGCDVVSGLHVFLSDREEWAELAEECGVRLFDVRKPPEEDALRVGDGRVDDVDADIVVTMGTDCAVGKRTTTFELYRAAREAGLDAGWVATGQTGIMVGAHRGVVIDRVPADFTAGVVEDLVVAVAEDHDIVFVEGQAALTHRAYSGVTLSVLHGAWPDAVVLVDDPDRDERTHFDGWPIAGVDSEIEAIEHLSEATVAALSTWGDADDVGADSDVPVANVYDADGPETLLEAVRTAI, from the coding sequence ATGAACCTTCGAGATGCCTTCGATACACCGGTATCGGCGATCGTCCTCGCGGAGGGGGAGTTCGGTACAACCGGCGGTAAAACGGCAAACGGCGTCGTGATGCACAGCGAGATCTTCGAGACCGCGGCCGTCGTCGACTCCGCGCAGGCCGGGTCGACGACCGATGCGGTGCTCGCGCGACCGGACGTCCCGTCGGTTCCGATCGTCGACTCGACGGAGGCGGCGCTCTCGGAAGCGCCGGAGGCCGAGGCGCTGGTGATCGGCGTCGCCCCCGCCGGCGGCGACCTCCCCGAGTCGTGGATCGACGACATCCGGACGGCGATGCGGGCGGGGTGTGACGTCGTCTCGGGCCTGCACGTCTTCCTCTCCGACCGTGAGGAGTGGGCCGAACTCGCCGAGGAGTGCGGCGTTCGCCTCTTCGACGTGCGAAAGCCCCCTGAGGAGGACGCGCTTCGCGTCGGCGACGGCCGCGTCGACGACGTCGACGCCGACATCGTCGTGACGATGGGAACCGACTGTGCGGTCGGCAAGCGGACGACGACGTTCGAACTGTACCGCGCCGCCCGCGAGGCCGGTCTCGATGCGGGGTGGGTCGCGACCGGGCAAACCGGCATCATGGTCGGCGCTCACCGGGGGGTCGTGATCGACCGCGTGCCCGCGGACTTCACCGCCGGCGTCGTCGAGGATCTCGTCGTCGCCGTCGCCGAGGATCACGACATCGTCTTCGTCGAGGGCCAGGCCGCACTCACCCACCGCGCGTACTCGGGTGTGACGCTCTCGGTTCTCCACGGCGCCTGGCCCGACGCCGTCGTGCTGGTCGACGATCCCGACCGGGACGAGCGGACCCACTTCGACGGCTGGCCGATCGCCGGCGTCGACAGCGAGATCGAAGCGATCGAGCACCTCTCGGAGGCGACCGTCGCCGCGCTCTCGACGTGGGGTGACGCCGACGACGTCGGCGCCGATTCCGACGTCCCGGTGGCGAACGTGTACGACGCTGACGGCCCGGAAACGCTGCTCGAGGCGGTTCGTACGGCGATTTGA
- a CDS encoding S8 family serine peptidase has protein sequence MADTRDQIRAALLALVMVLSVVAMGTGGVTASADADADIEAQQPAPDVEPAVQQESTDAETSETETHVDPALEEAEGTEQVYLIFDQYDEGVADDRERAIAQLQEYAEESQATARQEIAAIEGIELVNTYWITNAIRAEVDADTVDIEELSAIEGVHTIQIRPEYTIPEPVGDEEEETPGIFQDGEFTYGLEQINASDTWDDFGTQGEDVKVAVLDTGFDVSHQDLDLYTEDADDPTYPGGWVEIGPDGEPVEDSEPYDTHYHGTHVGGTVGANAPADGDVPAYGVAPNVDLQHALVLPGGSGADSDTIAGFEYVVEEMDTDVVSMSFGAGCGLFGPVYEDAWIPVIQNAHDLDVLAVTSSGNSGEGCVGSPANIYDSFSIGASDENGDITDFSSGNTIAGDNWDNPDPDWPDEWIKPDVSAPGEDVLSAMPDDEYDTLSGTSMAAPHVAGTIALMLSANDDLTAEEIQDTLEETAWKPDDWDEPGDEKDVRYGYGIIDAYAAVDEVGVGALEYDLGDVNQDETVNVQDVQLMQQYLQDMEPENFNEDLGDMNRDGEITTTDLNLLQYKVQGNLDEGEIAVSNLDGPDEVDQGDELEVTVDLENLGEEGAIQEIALYMNDSADDLGEGEPVATEVVDMAAPGVDDPVDHPAETTITFEVDTSDFEPGEYHYGVYSEDDSDTDELTIVSAHFDVSNLEAPDEADRGEEIEVSADVENTGNTDDTQTVEYRFDDLDEPVHTENVTLDPGEETTVEFTLDTSDIGEGTYDHGVFTEDDSQTTTVTILEAQFDVEITDAPETVSIGDTYDVNATVENTGDAPDGQEIVYDLGAAGGDVAVVDEENYHDGALVDVLEAHLDEDAYEVDLLEADELLDSMDEYDTFVVQRLGSDDLAEDFLDALEDDQGAVYLDSYQGGTAQAYADGVYRLHNVRENPGERDEDATATDGEPVTIDVHEDHPIFAGVGSAGDTVEVYSGSTTWGAWFDDYDGTVLADADFSAGDDGVHEGPSIAVSDDGTEVLATAIARDFFTDEESFTDDGNQLFANAVEYATTGSVTHDAEAIESSEYVELEPGESADLTFTYTVPADAEAGDASHIVASEDDQDLAPVTIEDATTGDVVGTVYADDTGDPIENATVELEANNETYADVTDDDGAYALEGVPAGEYEITVTADGYEDQTDTVEVPEGDTVTQDFWLDAETESGAISGEVTASDDGAPVENVTIVAENDVGEVYEATTDADGAYTLENLTPGTYVVNVADVPPGYQPDEIVSVGPGEHVEGVDFEVDRTDGAIDGYVTNAAGVPIEGAHVLDADDGAFNVTTDDDGYYEIEDVTPGTHALRAVADGYDDSHISFVDVDPGETTTENLTLGTYFEVSDLEAPDSAAQGEEITVSATVTNVGEQEDTRTVFYFPPGTDFGTDVIDYEPEQAQTVTLEGGESTTVEFTYQIPEDEETGDSLHGVSADEVETAPITIEAAADPEPAYFEVSEIDGPESAQAGDDLAVDATITNTGDETDEQTIFLFWDGAAEEVDEYPPEELREVVGPDSMQTITLEGGESETVTLTHAIDADTEPGTYQYSVSTLQETDDAQIEIEDDNHAVIPPIDIGNAVIPPAASGVISVVFG, from the coding sequence ATGGCAGATACACGCGATCAGATTCGAGCTGCACTCCTCGCGCTCGTGATGGTGCTGTCGGTCGTTGCGATGGGGACCGGCGGCGTCACCGCTAGCGCAGATGCAGACGCAGACATCGAGGCTCAGCAACCGGCGCCCGATGTCGAACCAGCCGTACAGCAAGAGAGCACCGACGCGGAGACGTCGGAAACCGAGACACACGTCGACCCGGCCCTCGAGGAAGCGGAGGGGACCGAGCAAGTCTACTTGATCTTCGATCAGTACGACGAGGGCGTCGCAGACGACCGCGAGCGCGCAATCGCCCAGCTCCAGGAGTACGCCGAGGAGTCACAGGCGACCGCTCGCCAGGAGATCGCCGCCATCGAGGGCATCGAACTCGTCAACACCTACTGGATCACCAACGCGATCCGGGCCGAAGTCGACGCCGACACCGTCGACATCGAGGAGCTCTCGGCGATCGAGGGGGTCCACACCATCCAAATCCGGCCGGAGTACACGATTCCGGAGCCGGTCGGTGACGAGGAAGAAGAGACGCCCGGCATCTTTCAGGACGGTGAGTTCACCTACGGGTTAGAGCAGATCAACGCCTCCGACACCTGGGACGACTTCGGGACCCAGGGCGAGGACGTCAAAGTCGCCGTCCTCGACACCGGCTTCGACGTCAGCCACCAGGACCTCGACCTCTACACCGAGGACGCTGACGACCCGACGTACCCGGGTGGCTGGGTCGAGATCGGCCCCGACGGTGAGCCCGTCGAGGACTCCGAACCCTACGACACCCACTACCACGGCACCCACGTCGGCGGCACGGTAGGGGCGAACGCCCCCGCCGACGGCGACGTTCCCGCCTACGGGGTCGCGCCGAACGTCGATCTCCAGCACGCGCTCGTGTTGCCGGGCGGCTCCGGCGCCGACTCGGACACGATCGCCGGCTTCGAGTACGTCGTCGAGGAGATGGACACAGACGTCGTCAGCATGAGCTTCGGCGCCGGCTGCGGCCTGTTCGGCCCCGTCTACGAGGACGCCTGGATCCCGGTCATCCAGAACGCCCACGATCTCGACGTCCTCGCGGTCACCTCCTCGGGTAACTCCGGGGAGGGCTGCGTGGGCTCGCCCGCGAACATCTACGACTCGTTCTCGATCGGCGCCTCCGACGAGAACGGCGACATCACCGACTTCTCGAGCGGCAACACCATCGCGGGCGACAACTGGGACAACCCGGACCCCGACTGGCCCGACGAGTGGATCAAACCGGACGTCTCCGCCCCCGGCGAGGACGTCCTGAGCGCGATGCCCGACGACGAGTACGACACACTCTCGGGCACTTCGATGGCCGCCCCGCACGTCGCGGGCACCATCGCGCTGATGCTCTCGGCCAACGACGACCTCACCGCCGAGGAGATCCAGGACACCCTCGAGGAGACCGCCTGGAAACCCGACGACTGGGACGAACCCGGTGACGAAAAGGACGTCCGCTACGGCTACGGCATCATCGACGCCTACGCCGCCGTCGACGAAGTCGGCGTCGGCGCCCTCGAGTACGACCTCGGGGACGTCAACCAGGACGAGACGGTCAACGTCCAGGACGTCCAGTTGATGCAGCAGTACCTCCAGGACATGGAGCCCGAGAACTTCAACGAGGACCTCGGCGACATGAACCGCGACGGCGAGATCACCACGACCGACCTCAACCTGCTGCAGTACAAGGTCCAGGGCAACCTCGACGAGGGCGAGATCGCCGTCTCGAACCTCGACGGTCCCGACGAGGTCGACCAGGGCGACGAGCTCGAGGTCACGGTCGATCTCGAGAACCTCGGCGAGGAGGGTGCGATCCAGGAGATCGCCCTCTACATGAACGACAGTGCCGACGACCTGGGCGAGGGCGAACCCGTCGCCACCGAAGTCGTCGACATGGCCGCCCCCGGCGTCGACGATCCGGTCGACCACCCGGCGGAGACGACGATCACCTTCGAAGTCGACACGAGCGACTTCGAACCCGGTGAGTATCACTACGGCGTCTACTCAGAGGACGACTCCGACACGGACGAGTTGACGATCGTCTCGGCGCACTTCGACGTCTCGAACCTCGAGGCCCCCGACGAGGCCGACCGGGGCGAGGAGATCGAGGTGAGCGCCGACGTCGAGAACACGGGTAACACCGACGACACCCAGACCGTCGAGTACCGCTTCGACGACCTGGACGAGCCGGTCCACACCGAGAACGTCACGCTCGACCCCGGCGAGGAGACGACCGTCGAGTTCACCCTCGACACGAGTGACATCGGCGAAGGCACGTACGACCACGGCGTCTTCACCGAGGACGACTCGCAGACGACCACCGTCACGATCCTCGAGGCACAGTTCGACGTCGAGATCACCGACGCGCCCGAGACGGTGAGTATCGGCGATACCTACGACGTGAACGCCACCGTCGAGAACACCGGCGACGCGCCGGACGGCCAGGAGATCGTCTACGACCTCGGCGCCGCCGGCGGCGACGTCGCCGTCGTCGACGAGGAGAACTACCACGACGGCGCGCTCGTCGACGTCCTCGAGGCGCATCTCGACGAGGACGCCTACGAGGTCGACCTACTCGAGGCCGACGAACTGCTCGACTCGATGGACGAGTACGACACGTTCGTCGTCCAGCGTCTCGGCAGCGACGACCTCGCCGAGGACTTCCTCGACGCGCTCGAGGACGACCAGGGCGCAGTCTACCTGGACTCCTACCAGGGCGGCACGGCCCAGGCGTACGCCGACGGCGTCTACCGCCTGCACAACGTGCGCGAGAACCCCGGCGAGCGCGACGAAGACGCGACCGCAACCGACGGCGAACCCGTCACGATCGACGTCCACGAGGATCACCCGATCTTCGCGGGCGTCGGCTCGGCGGGTGACACCGTCGAAGTGTACTCGGGCTCCACTACGTGGGGCGCGTGGTTCGACGACTACGACGGCACCGTGCTGGCGGACGCCGACTTCTCCGCCGGCGACGACGGCGTCCACGAAGGACCGTCGATCGCCGTGAGCGACGACGGCACGGAGGTGCTGGCGACGGCCATCGCCCGTGACTTCTTCACCGACGAGGAGTCGTTCACCGACGACGGTAACCAGCTGTTCGCCAACGCCGTCGAGTACGCGACGACCGGCAGCGTCACCCACGACGCCGAGGCGATCGAGAGCTCGGAGTACGTCGAACTCGAGCCGGGCGAGAGCGCGGACCTCACCTTCACGTACACCGTGCCGGCAGACGCAGAAGCCGGCGACGCGAGCCACATCGTCGCCAGCGAGGACGACCAGGATCTCGCACCGGTGACGATCGAAGACGCGACGACCGGCGACGTCGTCGGGACGGTCTACGCCGACGACACGGGCGACCCGATCGAGAACGCGACCGTCGAACTCGAGGCGAACAACGAGACGTACGCTGACGTCACCGACGACGACGGCGCGTACGCCCTCGAAGGTGTTCCCGCCGGCGAGTACGAGATCACCGTCACCGCAGACGGCTACGAGGACCAGACCGACACCGTCGAGGTGCCCGAAGGCGACACCGTCACCCAGGACTTCTGGCTCGACGCCGAGACCGAATCCGGCGCCATCAGCGGCGAGGTGACCGCCAGCGACGACGGCGCACCCGTCGAGAACGTCACGATCGTCGCCGAAAACGACGTCGGGGAGGTCTACGAGGCGACCACCGACGCCGACGGCGCGTACACCCTCGAGAACCTCACGCCAGGGACGTACGTCGTGAACGTCGCGGACGTGCCGCCGGGCTACCAGCCCGACGAGATCGTCTCCGTCGGCCCCGGCGAACACGTCGAGGGCGTCGACTTCGAGGTCGACCGCACCGACGGTGCAATCGACGGCTACGTCACCAACGCCGCCGGCGTTCCCATCGAGGGCGCCCACGTCCTCGACGCCGACGACGGCGCGTTCAACGTGACGACCGACGACGACGGCTACTACGAGATCGAGGACGTCACCCCCGGCACGCACGCGCTGCGCGCGGTCGCCGACGGCTACGACGACTCACACATCTCGTTCGTCGACGTCGACCCAGGCGAGACGACCACCGAGAACCTCACCCTCGGCACCTACTTCGAGGTGAGCGATCTCGAAGCGCCGGACTCCGCCGCGCAGGGCGAGGAGATCACCGTCAGCGCGACGGTCACGAACGTCGGCGAGCAGGAAGACACCCGCACGGTGTTCTACTTCCCGCCCGGAACCGACTTCGGCACCGACGTCATCGACTACGAACCCGAACAGGCGCAGACGGTGACCCTCGAGGGCGGTGAATCGACGACCGTCGAGTTCACCTACCAGATCCCCGAGGACGAAGAGACCGGCGACTCGCTCCACGGCGTCTCCGCGGACGAGGTCGAAACAGCGCCGATCACCATCGAAGCCGCCGCCGATCCCGAACCGGCGTACTTCGAAGTCAGCGAGATCGACGGCCCCGAGTCCGCCCAGGCGGGCGACGACCTCGCCGTCGACGCCACGATCACCAACACCGGCGACGAGACCGACGAGCAGACGATCTTCCTCTTCTGGGACGGTGCCGCCGAGGAAGTCGACGAGTATCCACCCGAAGAACTCCGTGAAGTCGTCGGTCCGGACTCGATGCAGACGATCACCCTCGAGGGTGGCGAGTCCGAAACCGTCACGCTGACGCACGCGATCGACGCCGACACCGAGCCCGGAACCTACCAGTACTCGGTGTCGACGCTCCAGGAGACCGACGACGCACAGATCGAGATCGAAGACGACAATCACGCCGTGATCCCGCCGATCGACATCGGGAACGCCGTGATCCCGCCGGCCGCCTCCGGAGTCATCTCCGTCGTCTTCGGCTAG
- a CDS encoding CynX/NimT family MFS transporter: protein MTGVPSSDRRTSTWLIILGIVLVSLNLRPAIVSVAPLLDVIRTSLELSSAAVSLLTTVPVMLIGVFALSVPLVVSRLGYGGGVRLGVVLIGLGTAARLGGELLSVLLVTTLLVGIGIGITQALLPPIVKLYFPERVAFGTGLYTVSLTVGATLASGTTVPLERVLDSWPGALAVWAVLAGMALLAWRPVRRGLTRNPPPSNASATSHPTRSQGLWRHPFVWTLTLFYVFNTALYYSMLTWLPPRYIALGWSETAAGLILTVFIVAGLGGMLLITIAGDRTADRRHWLGPVIALALVGTVGVTAVPDVAPWFWAASLGFGVGAWFTLMLMLPVDYTASSEATSRLSAVAIAGGYVIGGAAPFAVGLLRDLYGGFTVPFGGLTAFIVLALVLSVRFRPDRNPGLG from the coding sequence ATGACCGGAGTGCCATCGTCGGACAGACGGACGTCGACGTGGCTGATCATCCTCGGGATCGTCCTGGTCTCGCTGAACCTTCGACCGGCGATCGTCTCCGTCGCTCCGCTACTCGACGTGATCCGGACGAGCCTCGAGTTGAGCAGCGCGGCGGTCAGCCTGCTGACGACGGTGCCCGTGATGCTCATCGGCGTCTTCGCGCTGTCGGTGCCGCTGGTCGTCTCCCGACTCGGATACGGGGGCGGCGTTCGCTTAGGGGTGGTCCTGATCGGACTCGGGACCGCGGCCCGTCTCGGCGGCGAGTTGCTGTCGGTGCTGCTCGTGACGACGCTGCTCGTCGGCATCGGCATCGGGATCACGCAGGCGCTGTTGCCGCCGATCGTGAAACTGTACTTTCCGGAGCGCGTCGCCTTCGGAACCGGCCTGTACACGGTGAGCCTCACCGTCGGCGCGACGCTGGCCTCGGGGACGACGGTTCCGCTCGAGCGAGTACTCGACTCCTGGCCCGGTGCACTGGCAGTGTGGGCGGTTCTCGCGGGCATGGCGCTGCTCGCATGGCGGCCGGTCCGCCGCGGTCTTACCCGAAATCCGCCACCGTCGAACGCCTCGGCGACGTCCCATCCGACCAGGTCACAAGGTCTGTGGCGACACCCCTTTGTCTGGACGCTCACGCTGTTTTACGTGTTCAACACGGCGCTGTACTACTCGATGCTGACGTGGCTCCCGCCGCGGTACATCGCGTTAGGGTGGTCGGAAACGGCGGCGGGGTTGATCCTGACGGTGTTCATCGTCGCCGGCCTCGGTGGAATGCTTTTGATCACGATCGCCGGCGACCGAACCGCAGACCGACGCCACTGGCTCGGTCCCGTGATCGCGCTCGCGCTCGTCGGCACCGTGGGAGTAACGGCCGTCCCGGACGTCGCCCCGTGGTTCTGGGCTGCGTCGCTCGGGTTCGGCGTCGGCGCGTGGTTCACGCTCATGTTGATGCTCCCAGTCGACTACACCGCGAGCAGCGAAGCGACGAGTCGACTCAGCGCCGTCGCCATCGCGGGCGGATACGTCATCGGCGGTGCGGCCCCGTTCGCGGTCGGCTTGCTCCGTGACCTGTACGGTGGGTTCACCGTCCCGTTCGGCGGACTCACCGCGTTCATCGTCCTTGCACTGGTGCTGAGCGTTCGGTTTCGGCCGGATCGAAACCCCGGCCTGGGGTGA
- a CDS encoding O-antigen ligase family protein gives MRDQPLTWALIAGVFLFINAPSVKIFTVQGPYINVLAFGLIGGVFTLRLTRGSYELTDRQGIAAGMIGVAFVLIVVPEYLGIRTGTTASIDNVVSLLLILGTTLALLGVTRRSEIRLYLAFQVVWAAFVSATLLLGVADPRGHDVYHYNTVSVPIALGLCVVIGYLVHPTVTLARWQRFGLIGAPAIGLPALVSQHGRSAYVGLFGATVLAVILISLTRSRELAVRTLVRATAALGIGIGALLVLIRLGFVSRLFVDRMTSLFTDITSLGRFELYATTVERILSTPLGHGLGAFDQISVHSYPHNLFLHAAFAGGVIAGVLFFAGVSILVVEYLYAFFETPTAPVLALGLISAYLLFTFSISYSITHTYMVFTALAMAAGLSSKGRILDLRPLTDRLYHLGLPGTKQ, from the coding sequence GTGCGCGACCAACCGCTCACTTGGGCTCTCATAGCGGGTGTCTTCCTGTTCATCAACGCGCCCAGCGTAAAAATATTCACCGTACAGGGCCCGTATATCAACGTCCTCGCATTCGGATTGATCGGGGGAGTGTTCACTCTACGCCTCACCCGCGGCAGCTACGAACTCACGGACCGACAGGGTATCGCAGCAGGGATGATCGGAGTCGCGTTCGTGTTGATCGTTGTCCCGGAGTATCTCGGAATACGAACTGGAACGACAGCGAGCATCGATAACGTCGTAAGCTTACTGCTGATACTCGGGACAACACTGGCTCTGCTCGGTGTTACCCGACGCAGCGAAATCCGACTCTATCTCGCCTTCCAGGTCGTTTGGGCAGCGTTCGTGAGTGCGACCCTGCTTCTCGGCGTGGCCGACCCACGCGGACACGACGTCTACCACTACAACACTGTCAGCGTTCCCATTGCGCTGGGCTTGTGTGTCGTTATCGGCTATCTCGTTCACCCGACGGTAACGCTTGCACGATGGCAGCGATTCGGGTTGATTGGAGCGCCAGCGATCGGGCTTCCGGCGCTCGTTAGTCAGCACGGACGGAGTGCGTACGTCGGCCTGTTTGGTGCGACCGTCCTCGCAGTGATCCTGATTTCGCTCACTCGCTCCCGCGAACTGGCGGTCCGAACCCTCGTTCGAGCGACGGCAGCCCTCGGTATCGGTATCGGTGCGCTTTTGGTGTTGATCCGACTGGGATTTGTCTCGCGGTTGTTCGTCGATCGGATGACCTCACTGTTCACCGACATCACGTCGCTCGGACGGTTCGAACTCTACGCCACAACCGTCGAGAGGATCCTCAGTACACCGTTGGGCCACGGTCTGGGCGCGTTCGATCAGATCTCAGTACACTCGTATCCCCACAACCTCTTCCTCCACGCCGCGTTCGCCGGTGGCGTAATCGCAGGAGTACTGTTTTTCGCCGGTGTTTCGATATTGGTCGTGGAGTACCTTTACGCGTTTTTCGAAACACCGACAGCGCCCGTACTGGCGCTCGGCTTGATCAGCGCATACCTTCTCTTTACGTTCTCGATTTCGTATTCGATCACACACACGTATATGGTGTTCACGGCGCTGGCGATGGCCGCCGGCCTCTCATCGAAAGGGAGAATACTTGATTTGCGTCCCCTGACGGACCGGCTATATCATCTCGGCTTGCCGGGGACGAAGCAGTGA